The Actinomycetes bacterium genome has a window encoding:
- a CDS encoding nuclear transport factor 2 family protein: MTHPFRAAVERRDHAAMVVLMAEDVRFFSPVAFRPFVGRDAAAELFWNLLEVFEDFAYVDELEGDGTHALVFTASVGGRQLQGLDHLRLNSEGLVSEFTVMIRPLSGLAAIGEAMGPRVGHLAKG; the protein is encoded by the coding sequence ATGACGCATCCGTTCCGGGCCGCCGTCGAGCGTCGCGACCACGCGGCGATGGTGGTGCTGATGGCCGAGGACGTGAGGTTCTTCAGCCCGGTGGCGTTTCGCCCGTTCGTGGGTCGTGACGCTGCGGCCGAGCTGTTCTGGAACCTGCTCGAGGTGTTCGAGGACTTCGCCTACGTCGACGAGCTGGAGGGTGATGGCACGCACGCGCTGGTGTTCACCGCCTCGGTGGGCGGCCGGCAGCTCCAGGGACTGGACCACCTGCGCCTCAACAGCGAGGGGTTGGTGAGCGAGTTCACGGTGATGATCCGGCCGCTATCCGGGCTGGCGGCGATCGGCGAGGCGATGGGTCCCCGAGTGGGGCACCTCGCCAAGGGCTAG